One window of Microcoleus vaginatus PCC 9802 genomic DNA carries:
- a CDS encoding cupin domain-containing protein: MVETVDTIEKMDDRTQTKFWGQVTVIDAGDRYKINRIEVKPGHHIRTQMHYHRSEHWVVVSGTAKVICDDKETILMQKQSTYVPMNTAHRVENPGVIPLVMIEIQNGEYLGEDDIIRFPQDAHEED; encoded by the coding sequence ATGGTGGAAACAGTGGACACAATCGAAAAAATGGACGATCGCACACAAACCAAGTTTTGGGGTCAAGTGACAGTCATAGACGCGGGCGATCGTTACAAGATCAATCGCATTGAAGTCAAACCGGGGCATCACATCAGAACCCAAATGCACTATCACCGCAGCGAACATTGGGTAGTCGTCTCTGGAACCGCTAAAGTTATTTGCGACGACAAAGAGACGATTCTCATGCAGAAACAGTCAACCTACGTTCCCATGAATACTGCTCACCGCGTAGAAAATCCAGGCGTTATTCCCCTGGTGATGATTGAAATCCAAAATGGCGAATACCTGGGCGAGGATGATATTATCCGTTTCCCGCAAGATGCTCACGAGGAAGATTGA
- a CDS encoding nucleic acid-binding protein, with protein sequence MSRIVLLDSGPLGIVTNPKATSPFYQESKLWLQSLPLKGYIVILPEIADYEVRRELIRASKAAGIRRLDELKSQLPYRHLTTEVMLLAAQLWADSRRRGRPTAEANALDGGVILGAQAILEATEGNEVVIAKTNVGHLSQFVDAREWRLIQ encoded by the coding sequence ATGAGCAGAATAGTGTTGTTAGATTCTGGGCCTTTAGGAATTGTTACCAATCCCAAAGCCACCTCTCCTTTTTATCAAGAGAGCAAACTTTGGCTGCAATCTTTGCCACTGAAAGGTTACATTGTAATACTCCCTGAAATTGCGGACTATGAGGTGAGGCGCGAATTAATTCGTGCAAGTAAGGCGGCCGGCATTAGACGACTTGATGAACTTAAATCGCAACTTCCCTACCGTCATTTGACTACAGAGGTAATGCTTTTAGCGGCTCAGTTGTGGGCTGATTCGAGAAGGAGGGGAAGACCAACCGCAGAAGCCAATGCACTTGACGGGGGTGTGATTTTGGGGGCGCAAGCAATATTGGAGGCAACTGAAGGCAATGAGGTGGTAATTGCTAAAACAAATGTGGGACATTTGTCGCAATTTGTTGATGCTCGCGAGTGGCGACTAATTCAGTAA
- a CDS encoding peptide ABC transporter substrate-binding protein, which produces MGINKQQPRIHIKPSVIKAIALFFLCCLLTASCGQGARRSVTATGENANNRVTIGTTLKLRTIDPADGYETLSGQLLRNLGDTLYAYKSGTTELIPHLATAMPKVSQDGLTYTIPLRQGVIFHDDTPFNAAAMEFSLQRFIKNGGSPAMLLSDAVESVKATGEYELTFQLKKPFSAFTSLLTFSGMCAVSPKAYEIGQGKFKPDTFVGTGRYKLAKYGSDSLKFDVFEKYWGEKPVNQGIDILLLSSSSNLFNTFQTGAVDVAYLSLDADQVQSLDEGAKKGKWQEIAGESSTVSYMVLNMQSKPLDKLEVRQAIAAVMDRPMINERVLRGQAQPLYSLIPTTFDVQKPVFKELYGDANTTKAKELLTKAGYSATNPFVLPLWYPSSSTKRALVASMIEAQAKLKMDGIMQVEINSVESPTLFQNIEKGIYPAVLVDWSADFFDADNYIHPFLDCATGSEAGGCSKGQSQGQGSFYYSDRVNQLIDKQRKETNPETRKGIFAEIQDVLGQDVPFIPLWQDKDYTFAQNSIIGVRLEPTQSFPFWFLKKQ; this is translated from the coding sequence CGACCGGCGAAAATGCTAATAACCGCGTTACTATTGGCACAACCTTGAAATTGCGGACGATCGATCCTGCGGACGGTTACGAAACCTTATCAGGACAATTGCTGCGGAATTTGGGCGACACTCTCTACGCTTACAAGTCGGGAACTACTGAGTTAATCCCCCACTTAGCGACAGCAATGCCAAAAGTTAGCCAAGACGGATTGACATATACAATCCCCTTGCGTCAAGGCGTTATTTTTCACGACGACACACCGTTTAACGCCGCAGCAATGGAGTTTTCCTTGCAGCGGTTTATCAAAAATGGTGGCAGTCCGGCTATGTTGTTGAGCGATGCAGTAGAATCGGTGAAAGCCACGGGCGAATACGAATTAACTTTTCAACTCAAAAAGCCTTTTTCTGCTTTTACTTCCCTGTTGACATTTTCCGGTATGTGTGCTGTTTCTCCGAAAGCTTACGAGATTGGACAGGGTAAATTTAAACCCGATACGTTTGTGGGAACTGGACGTTACAAGCTGGCGAAGTACGGCAGCGATTCTCTCAAGTTTGACGTGTTTGAAAAGTATTGGGGGGAAAAGCCGGTTAATCAAGGAATTGACATTTTGCTGCTTTCTAGTTCCTCAAATTTGTTCAATACTTTTCAGACTGGTGCAGTCGATGTGGCTTATTTGTCTCTGGATGCAGACCAAGTTCAAAGCTTGGACGAGGGAGCAAAAAAAGGGAAATGGCAGGAAATCGCGGGGGAAAGCAGTACGGTTAGTTACATGGTGCTGAATATGCAGTCTAAACCGCTGGACAAGTTAGAAGTGAGGCAGGCGATCGCAGCAGTGATGGATCGGCCCATGATTAACGAGCGCGTACTGCGGGGACAAGCACAACCACTTTACAGTCTGATTCCCACAACCTTCGACGTTCAAAAACCGGTTTTTAAAGAATTGTACGGCGATGCCAACACCACAAAGGCTAAGGAACTTTTAACGAAAGCGGGATACTCGGCCACAAATCCTTTTGTTCTGCCACTTTGGTATCCTTCATCTTCCACAAAACGAGCTTTAGTGGCGAGTATGATCGAGGCGCAAGCTAAACTCAAAATGGATGGGATAATGCAGGTAGAAATTAACAGCGTTGAATCTCCGACTTTGTTTCAAAACATAGAGAAGGGAATTTATCCTGCGGTTTTAGTGGATTGGTCCGCCGACTTTTTTGACGCTGACAATTACATCCACCCGTTTTTAGATTGTGCCACAGGTTCGGAGGCTGGGGGCTGCTCCAAGGGTCAAAGTCAAGGTCAAGGTTCGTTTTATTATAGCGATCGGGTAAATCAACTGATCGACAAGCAGCGCAAAGAAACAAACCCTGAAACCCGAAAAGGCATATTTGCCGAAATTCAAGACGTACTGGGTCAAGATGTACCCTTCATCCCTCTTTGGCAGGATAAGGACTATACTTTTGCTCAGAACAGCATTATCGGCGTCCGTCTCGAACCGACGCAATCTTTTCCTTTTTGGTTCCTGAAAAAGCAATAA
- a CDS encoding pentapeptide repeat-containing protein — protein sequence MKLGILTTTGLVIAMGFASGVKAENVSHVKQLLETKKCNQCDLTGAQLAGMNLSGADLSGANLRGANLNGANLDEAKLNEANLKQAKLQGASLIGAKMHGANLESADLSRANLSLAGLVIASLKNTNLTSANLIGANLESANLAGANLKNARQSVANLANVSLRGGSLSGIDVQGVNLRDANLTNANLHGANLNGSDLTGANLKNANMANVDLKNASLP from the coding sequence ATGAAACTTGGAATTTTAACAACAACAGGGCTGGTAATTGCGATGGGTTTTGCCTCGGGAGTAAAGGCAGAAAACGTATCCCACGTCAAGCAACTATTAGAAACTAAAAAATGTAACCAATGTGACTTGACAGGAGCGCAACTTGCTGGTATGAATCTGAGCGGGGCAGATTTGAGCGGTGCGAATCTCAGAGGTGCAAATTTGAACGGTGCAAATTTGGACGAAGCCAAACTGAATGAAGCAAATCTGAAACAAGCTAAATTGCAAGGTGCGAGTTTAATAGGGGCTAAAATGCACGGGGCTAATTTGGAGAGTGCTGATTTGAGTCGCGCTAATTTGAGTCTGGCGGGTTTAGTGATTGCCAGTTTGAAAAATACCAATCTCACCAGCGCTAATTTAATCGGCGCTAATTTAGAAAGCGCCAATTTGGCGGGTGCGAACCTGAAAAATGCTCGCCAGTCTGTAGCGAATTTAGCTAATGTCAGCCTCAGAGGCGGCAGTTTGTCGGGGATAGACGTACAGGGAGTCAACTTGCGGGATGCAAATTTGACTAATGCAAATTTGCATGGTGCAAATTTGAACGGTTCAGACTTGACAGGTGCTAATTTAAAGAATGCCAATATGGCAAATGTAGATTTGAAAAACGCTTCTTTGCCGTAG